A window of Natronoarchaeum philippinense contains these coding sequences:
- a CDS encoding bacterio-opsin activator domain-containing protein, whose product MTAATPTDEPMRLVVVGTTAWVEPAAAALSARESTTVERVETAAAALDAVRGGTVDCLLAEHALDGTTGIELLETVRAETETLPVVIATASGSEAIASDAVAAGAADYVPLDAPDEAAADGAGETAIDDLAARTERAVRSARKTATRRERARQFDAVFDDERTATWVLDETGALVRANRRAHELLDDGVDAAAGEPFWTLPWWSESAALRTDIRRIVETALAGSFGNAVVSQPTDGANPRVIDLSVRPVEDERGDLASIVVEGVDISERVGLERELRRSEELHRVTLNNMTDTVLITDEDGEYTYVCPNVHFIFGYTAEEIRERGTIDDLLGEDLFDREELAAEGVLKNIECTATDKAGREHTLLVNVREVSIQGGRLLYSCRDVTKRKRREDALATLQETAREFLYAGTHQEIAEHVVDSTPGVLGVDASAVYLFDADANDLQPAAHSPAMAELNGPLPTVHADGAALPSYSFVEDEPLFFDNVHGDDRLENRATELRSTAYIPLGDHGVFVAGSSAVGAFGQVDRELADLLAATAEAALDRVDRESRLREQDRRLQQQNERLSELNRVNETIREIDHALVQAETREEIDHTVCELLTGDDRFAFAWIGAVDRSTGTIEPRAWAGDGQGYLDSQSFELTDGGAEPAVRTAATGEATLISNVADGLREEPWRKDALVRDYLSALSIPLRYNEITHGVLTVYAESRDAFDETARAVLVELGETIASALSAIERKNALLTTAMTRVEFEVDDDAFVLSRLARDAECTLSYHGGVRQTAEGSHVFVTVDDAAVEAVERAAADLLAVEDVRSLGADGESGVLRLGLAEPFLALELADHGAVVREVTAEPDGTTLIVDVPESIDVRTVTGIVEGSFADVELRAKQSIDRSSEGTLSARFLDELTDRQLEVVQTAYYSGYFESPRDSTGEDVAAALDISPPAFYQHVRTAQRKLFATLFAEGHLSMAAGAEVQ is encoded by the coding sequence ATGACCGCCGCGACGCCGACGGACGAACCGATGCGGCTCGTGGTCGTCGGGACGACCGCGTGGGTCGAACCGGCGGCTGCTGCGCTCTCAGCACGCGAGTCGACGACCGTCGAGCGCGTCGAGACGGCCGCCGCGGCGCTCGATGCCGTCCGCGGCGGGACGGTCGACTGCCTGCTCGCCGAGCACGCGCTCGACGGGACGACCGGGATCGAACTGCTCGAAACGGTCCGTGCCGAGACCGAGACGCTCCCCGTCGTGATCGCAACGGCGTCGGGGAGCGAAGCTATCGCCAGCGACGCCGTCGCAGCCGGCGCTGCGGACTATGTGCCGCTCGACGCCCCGGACGAAGCGGCGGCCGACGGCGCTGGCGAGACGGCCATCGACGATCTCGCGGCGCGGACCGAACGCGCCGTTCGCTCGGCCCGGAAGACTGCGACGCGCCGCGAGCGGGCCCGGCAGTTCGACGCCGTGTTCGACGACGAGCGGACCGCGACGTGGGTGCTCGACGAGACGGGCGCGCTCGTCCGTGCGAACCGGCGCGCTCACGAGTTGCTCGACGACGGCGTTGACGCCGCCGCTGGCGAGCCGTTCTGGACGCTGCCGTGGTGGTCCGAATCGGCGGCCCTCAGAACGGACATCCGGCGAATCGTCGAGACGGCGCTGGCGGGGTCGTTCGGGAACGCGGTCGTCTCTCAGCCGACCGATGGCGCCAATCCGCGGGTGATCGACCTGTCTGTCCGCCCCGTCGAGGACGAGCGCGGCGACCTCGCCTCGATCGTCGTCGAGGGCGTCGACATCAGCGAGCGCGTCGGGCTGGAACGGGAACTGCGTCGCTCCGAAGAGCTCCACCGCGTCACGCTCAACAACATGACCGACACCGTCCTCATCACCGACGAGGACGGCGAGTACACGTACGTCTGTCCGAACGTGCACTTCATCTTCGGCTACACCGCCGAGGAGATCCGCGAGCGTGGGACGATCGACGACCTGCTCGGCGAGGACTTATTCGACCGCGAGGAACTCGCCGCCGAGGGCGTGCTCAAGAACATCGAGTGCACCGCGACCGACAAGGCCGGGCGCGAGCACACCCTACTGGTCAACGTCCGGGAGGTCTCGATACAGGGCGGGCGACTCCTCTATAGCTGTCGGGACGTGACAAAGCGCAAGCGCCGCGAGGACGCGCTGGCGACGCTCCAAGAGACCGCCCGCGAGTTTCTCTACGCCGGCACCCACCAAGAGATCGCCGAGCACGTCGTCGACAGCACGCCGGGCGTGCTCGGCGTCGACGCGAGCGCGGTCTACCTGTTCGACGCCGACGCCAACGACCTCCAGCCGGCGGCGCACTCGCCGGCGATGGCAGAGCTGAACGGCCCGCTCCCGACGGTCCACGCTGACGGCGCCGCGCTGCCGAGCTACAGCTTCGTCGAGGACGAACCGCTGTTCTTCGACAACGTCCACGGGGACGACCGGCTCGAAAATCGGGCGACGGAGCTCCGAAGCACGGCGTACATCCCGCTTGGGGATCACGGCGTATTCGTCGCCGGATCGAGCGCCGTCGGCGCGTTCGGACAGGTGGACCGGGAGCTCGCGGACCTGCTCGCCGCGACGGCGGAGGCCGCACTCGACCGGGTCGACCGGGAGTCGCGGCTCCGCGAACAGGACCGACGACTTCAACAACAGAACGAGCGCTTATCGGAACTCAACCGGGTCAACGAGACGATCCGCGAGATCGATCACGCGCTCGTGCAAGCGGAGACGCGCGAGGAGATCGACCACACCGTCTGCGAGTTGCTCACCGGCGACGACCGCTTTGCGTTCGCGTGGATCGGCGCGGTCGACCGATCGACCGGGACGATCGAGCCACGGGCGTGGGCGGGCGACGGGCAGGGGTATCTCGACAGCCAGTCATTCGAACTGACCGACGGCGGCGCCGAGCCGGCGGTCCGCACCGCGGCGACCGGCGAGGCGACGCTGATCTCGAACGTCGCCGACGGCCTCCGCGAAGAGCCGTGGCGTAAGGACGCGCTCGTCCGGGACTACCTCTCTGCGCTGAGCATCCCGCTGCGGTACAACGAGATCACCCACGGCGTCCTGACGGTGTACGCCGAGAGCCGCGACGCCTTCGACGAGACCGCCCGCGCCGTGCTGGTCGAACTCGGCGAGACGATCGCCTCGGCGCTCAGCGCCATCGAGCGCAAAAACGCCCTGCTGACGACCGCGATGACCCGCGTCGAGTTCGAAGTCGACGACGACGCTTTCGTTCTCTCACGACTCGCGCGCGACGCCGAGTGCACGCTATCCTATCACGGCGGCGTCCGCCAGACTGCGGAGGGAAGCCACGTGTTCGTCACCGTCGACGACGCCGCTGTCGAGGCTGTCGAGCGGGCCGCCGCCGACCTGCTCGCAGTCGAAGACGTGCGGTCGCTGGGCGCCGACGGCGAGAGCGGCGTCCTCCGGCTGGGGCTCGCGGAGCCGTTTCTCGCGCTGGAACTGGCCGACCACGGCGCGGTCGTCCGGGAGGTGACGGCCGAGCCCGACGGGACGACGCTGATCGTCGACGTGCCGGAAAGCATCGACGTTCGGACGGTCACAGGGATCGTCGAGGGCTCGTTCGCCGATGTCGAACTGCGCGCCAAGCAGT